CGTCGTAGCCTTCGCGGCCTTAATCGCCCACGCGGCGAACCCGCCCGCCTTGGCGATCTTTAACTGCAGGTTCACCGCGGCGAGACCACCGGCGACCGCAGTCAACGCGGCGCCGAGCGGCAAAATCCAGTCCTGGTTACCTCGCACGAAATCGACCAGGCCGGTCACGGATCCGATCACGGTATCGAGCGCGCCGACCACCGCCGGGGCAAGGTTCTCGGCGACGTTTTGCATCACCGGGGCAAGCCACTCGGAAAACGCGGCGACCGCCGGCTCAAGCCGGGTGCCGAGATCGTCCACCGTCGTACCGATGGCGTCGAACACGGCCGGAGCATGCTCGAACACGGGGTCGAGCAACTGCGCGCCAAAACGACCCAGCGCGGCCTTCATGTTGTCGGCGGAACCCGAGAAGGTAGAGCCCATCTTTTGAGCCGACCCGCCGACCATATCCTCCATCGCGGCCGAGAAGTCCTCGAAGGACACCTTGCCCTCGGTGACCATCTTGCGCGCTTCTTCGGCGGTGACACCGTAGCGCTCCTGGAGCACCGGCAACAGGCCGAGACCGCGATCGAGAAGTTGGTTCAGTTCTTGGGTTGTAAGTTTTTGGTTACCGGCGACCTTGGTCCAGATCGCCGACATCTCGCCGAAACTCGACCCGGTAATCGAGGCAGTGTCGCCGACCAGGGTCAGCACCCGGGTCAGGTCCTCGCCCTGGGCGACACCAGCACCGACGAAAGACGCGGCCGCAGACGCCGCGTCGCCGAAGCCGAACGCGGTGCCCTTCACGGCGGTCATGGCGTTGTCCATGATGCCTTCGACGGCGGTAGCCGAGTGGCCGAGACCGGAAAGCATGGTCTCGGCCTGCTCGATGGTGCCGAGTCGGGAAAGACCCCCCGACACGGCATCATGGACACCCGACATCATGGTTTGGCCGATTTTCGCGCCGACACCGAGCAGCGCACCCTTGCCGATAGTCTTAGCCCCATCGACGATTCGGGATCCCAGCCCGCCGGCGGATTCGCCGAGTTCATCGACATCACCACGCGCGCGGCGAGCCGCGTCTGCGTAGCCATCGAGCGAATCGGCTCCGACCTCGAGCGCGTTGTTCGCCTCGTCGGTTTTAGCGGCGAGGTTCGCCTTCGCCTTTTCGTACTTTTCGCTGGCACGCGTCGCGGCCTTCGCGGCGAATTCCTCGTCGCGCTGCGCCTTCGCCACATCGGCGGTGGCCTTGGCGACAGTAGACGCCTTCGCGTCGGTTTTTTCCATCGCCTCGGCCAGTTTCAACTGAGCAACACGGGTTTTATCAGCCGCGGTCGCCGCCCGGTTTTGAGCACGCTCCATCGCCCGGCCCGCTGAATCGGCGGCCTTTTGCGCACGGGCGGTTTCGCGCTGCATCGAATCGGCGAACTTCTGCCCGGCGGTTTTACCAGCCTTCGCCGACGCCTTCTCCGTTTCGGTGAAGAACTTGTCGAACGACGGCAGAACCGGCACATAGGTCGCGTCGCCATTCTTGCCAATAGCCATACCGGGCCTCCTTTGAAACTAAGTGGGGGGCGCAGATAGTCCGATGAGGTAATCCACGGCCGCCGCCTGATCCGCCGCGGCGACTTTGCCGACACGCTCGGAGGCGTCATCGTCGGTGTCAGCCCACGGGGTAACAGGCCATTTCAGCCGGTCCTGCTCGGGCTTGATTTTCAAGAACCCGCGCCCGTACATGTTCGCCCGGTGCAACTCCCCCAGGATTTGCCAGGCGATCGAATCCGAGACGGTCCACCTACGCCCATCGCGGCGCATCGCGCGGTGCAGCGCTGACCCCTCCGGCAGCCAGTCGATGAGCGCTTTCAGTCGCCGGGTTGAGATTTCGCCGCGATGCCAGGCGGCGACCGGGTCGCCGCCGTACTCGGCGCTTAGCGCCGCTTCGCACGCGGTCGGGTACTCCGCGAGTTCGGACGGGTAGGGTTTGCCGTCTCATCTTCCGACACCTTCACAAGCGCCCAGTTGAGCAGAGTGAGCGGGTCAACGCCCTCCTTTTCAGCCGCGGCGATGAAGTCGCCCGCCTGGTCGCCGAGCATGAGATCGGCGAGTTCGGCGCGGTAGTCAGTAGTCGAAATGACGTTGTCGGCGACATCATCGACGAGATCCTGGAATCGGTCGTTCCATTCAGCGGACTGCAGATTCGGCGCGGCGATCTGCCAGGTTTTGCCGAATCCCTCGATCGGTACGGTGCGGCCATCAGCGCCGACGGCATCGCGGCGCTGGGCGATGAGTTCGTCGAAGGATCCGAGATCGCGCAGTTTCTTAGCCATGTTGGTGGGTTTCCTTTCGGTAGAAGTCTGGTGTGGGTTTCGAGGTGGTGCGGGGCCCAGGGCGAAACCCAACAATTCCCTGGGCCCCTAGTGGTTAGGCGGTGCCGGTATCGCCGGTGGTCGCAGTAGACCCGCCGGAGGTGGTGCTGCCGGAGGTACGCGATGCGGTGCCGGAATCAGCCGGCGAGGAGGCGGAGCGCTTGGACCAGTCGCCCAGATCGCGCACCTTCAGGTCGTCGTTGCCATCGGCGCCGACATAGCCCGGACGCCACCCTTCCTTGAAGCGGCGCAGGATCGAGTAGCCGAGCTTGTTGTCGACGTTGGCGCGCCACGTCATCGGGTAGCCGATCAGGTCGCCCTTCTGGTAGGTCACGTCCGACGGGTCAATCGCAGACGCCGCCGGCAAGAGGAAGCGGCGGTGCTTCGAGCCATCGAGAATGTCGAAGCCGAGGCCGTAGCGGAATTCTGCGGGCAGATCGCCGCCCTGGGTGAATTCCGCAAACTTGCCGTCGGAGTTGTAGTCCATCTCGGATTCCGGCACGCCGTAGCGCATCGCGGTGGCGAGACCGCCGATCGTCCACAGCACCGCGGAGAACGTGAACTCCTCGGAGGACGCCGCCTCGCGCACCGGCGAGTTGGACTGCCACGGGGTAAAGGAGTTGGACTCGCGAGAGATGGCCTCGGTCAGGCCCTCGTCGGAGATCCACCCCAGGTTGACATAGGGCGCCTCGTAGGCTTCCAGCCCCTCCGGAGCGTCGGTGCCATACGGCGCGTAGTGGATGGTGCCGGTCACGCCGAGCGAGACCAGCTGAGCATTGAAGTTCGGGTCGGTCAGATCGACCTTGAAATCCGCCATCGCGGGGTCCTTTCTAGAGTTGAGCCGGTAGCAAGACCTCGACGGTCATGCCGATCCGGCGGGTTTTTGGATTGCGATCCGGCCACTTTTCAGGCCGGGTCACCTCAACCGCCCGGGCGGCGCCCGCGCGGAAGTCGTAGAGATGCGCGCGCAGGCTGTGGGCGAGCGGCATCGCCGCCCCGGATTTCCACATCGCCTCGGGCAC
Above is a genomic segment from Corynebacterium lujinxingii containing:
- a CDS encoding phage tail tube protein, yielding MADFKVDLTDPNFNAQLVSLGVTGTIHYAPYGTDAPEGLEAYEAPYVNLGWISDEGLTEAISRESNSFTPWQSNSPVREAASSEEFTFSAVLWTIGGLATAMRYGVPESEMDYNSDGKFAEFTQGGDLPAEFRYGLGFDILDGSKHRRFLLPAASAIDPSDVTYQKGDLIGYPMTWRANVDNKLGYSILRRFKEGWRPGYVGADGNDDLKVRDLGDWSKRSASSPADSGTASRTSGSTTSGGSTATTGDTGTA